One Rosa chinensis cultivar Old Blush chromosome 5, RchiOBHm-V2, whole genome shotgun sequence genomic region harbors:
- the LOC112201942 gene encoding pentatricopeptide repeat-containing protein At2g28050, with protein MSFHNVLRTLKTVKVRTQVPFQEFCELISAIPSPSAAPKPLNPTTISLLSKLNPNSLHLILSEPTLSASKCLVFFNFLLKNQSFISFKLDLQAHLTLICRLIRARKITLAEHVFKSISVDQNSRYPFRAIASCVEVCCLEPVVEAKLFNLMLKVYSDIKNFDGGLEAFDYIKSIGIRIDERTYNFFSVAMNRAGEVEKGIDFLYRLLYSGTGVSVYCLTAVVEGMCRNGEITRSRELVQEMAGRGIKPNIITFNIMVEACAKRWNFSELDLILPLMEKEGLAFDVKTYEFLIDGFTSSGKLEEAERLVGEMHDKGLKVKTHVYNLIINSYCRKGFLEGALSLFSKMAERSIFQNADTYWFLINGICKVGEMGLAMQYVNEMQNKGFELDNLDCNILADGFRSKGMANELFELQALMEKKSSKANGFKQKKNGYDLTRKQPAVHNN; from the coding sequence ATGTCGTTCCACAACGTCCTCCGAACCCTGAAAACTGTGAAAGTAAGAACCCAAGTACCCTTTCAAGAATTCTGTGAACTAATCTCTGCAATCCCAAGTCCCTCAGCTGCTCCAAAACCCTTGAATCCCACCACCATTTCCCTCCTGTCCAAGCTCAACCCCAACTCTCTGCACCTCATCCTCTCAGAACCCACACTCAGCGCCTCCAAATGCCTTGTCTTCTTCAACTTCCTCCTCAAAAACCAGTCCTTTATCTCATTCAAACTTGACCTCCAAGCCCACTTGACTCTCATTTGCAGGCTTATCAGGGCAAGAAAGATCACACTTGCGGAGCATGTTTTCAAGTCCATCTCGGTTGATCAAAATTCCAGGTACCCATTTCGTGCCATTGCTTCTTGTGTTGAAGTGTGTTGTCTTGAACCTGTGGTTGAAGCCAAGTTGTTCAATTTGATGCTTAAAGTTTACTCTGATATCAAAAATTTCGATGGAGGTTTGGAGGCTTTTGATTACATCAAGAGTATTGGGATTCGGATAGATGAGAggacatataattttttttcggtTGCTATGAACAGAGCTGGTGAGGTGGAAAAGGGTATAGATTTCTTGTATAGATTGTTATATTCGGGCACTGGGGTCTCTGTGTATTGTTTGACAGCTGTGGTGGAGGGGATGTGTAGGAATGGAGAGATTACAAGGAGTAGAGAGTTGGTGCAGGAAATGGCTGGTAGAGGAATTAAACCCAATATCATCACATTCAATATAATGGTGGAAGCTTGTGCTAAGAGATGGAACTTTTCGGAGTTGGATTTGATTTTGCCTCTGATGGAAAAGGAAGGACTTGCATTTGATGTCAAGACATATGAATTCTTGATCGATGGCTTCACGAGCTCCGGGAAGTTAGAAGAAGCTGAAAGATTGGTTGGGGAGATGCATGACAAGGGATTGAAAGTAAAAACTCATGTATACAATTTGATAATAAATAGCTATTGTAGAAAAGGTTTTCTGGAAGGtgctctttctttgttttccaaGATGGCTGAGAGAAGTATATTCCAGAATGCTGATACATACTGGTTTCTAATAAATGGTATTTGCAAGGTTGGGGAGATGGGGCTGGCAATGCAATATGTTAATGAGATGCAGAACAAGGGATTTGAATTAGACAATCTTGACTGCAACATCTTGGCTGATGGTTTTCGCAGCAAAGGGATGGCCAACGAGCTTTTTGAGTTACAGGCGTTGATGGAGAAAAAAAGTTCTAAAGCTAATGGCTTTAAACAGAAGAAAAATGGATACGACTTGACGAGGAAGCAGCCAGCTGTACATAATAATTAA